In Thermococcus camini, a genomic segment contains:
- a CDS encoding nucleotide-binding protein codes for MVEVAELKAVIFYDRDGTRYYHCPRCGRLFRTSKDYTRHVNRAHGHLFRK; via the coding sequence GTGGTGGAAGTGGCGGAGCTGAAGGCGGTTATATTCTATGACCGCGACGGCACCCGCTACTACCACTGCCCGCGCTGTGGAAGACTCTTCAGAACATCCAAGGACTACACCAGGCACGTGAACAGGGCCCACGGGCACCTGTTCCGGAAGTGA